The following coding sequences are from one Salinicoccus sp. Bachu38 window:
- a CDS encoding GntR family transcriptional regulator has translation MITKTNIASQIVDHLRKDIILGKYQKGEALVETALSHELGVSRGPVREAIGKLVAENLLEKHSNGRTAVIGFEQKDIENLYDTRILLETHALGQIDPEIFSANKDRLLLYIQQMEEADYYKQRDIEIDLAFHHLLVRMADNNSLMHLWSAQRDIFRTLIDITSEAALKDQEEIIRQHKDIVHALGKDEVQQAQQLLATHLRQACEYCCNSKELKK, from the coding sequence TTGATTACCAAAACGAATATCGCTTCCCAAATTGTCGATCATCTTCGCAAAGACATCATATTGGGGAAATATCAAAAAGGGGAGGCCCTCGTGGAAACTGCGCTGTCCCATGAACTTGGAGTCAGCCGGGGGCCGGTCAGGGAAGCCATCGGCAAGCTGGTTGCTGAAAATCTGCTGGAGAAGCATTCGAATGGACGTACGGCAGTGATCGGTTTTGAACAAAAAGACATCGAGAACCTGTATGACACGCGTATTCTTCTGGAGACGCATGCACTCGGCCAGATCGATCCGGAGATATTCAGTGCCAACAAGGACCGGCTGCTGCTGTACATCCAGCAGATGGAGGAAGCGGACTACTACAAGCAGCGGGACATCGAAATCGACCTTGCATTCCACCATCTGCTGGTCAGGATGGCGGACAATAACAGCCTCATGCACCTATGGTCGGCACAGCGCGACATCTTCAGAACACTGATTGACATTACGAGTGAAGCAGCACTGAAGGATCAGGAGGAAATCATCCGGCAGCACAAGGATATCGTGCATGCACTCGGGAAGGACGAGGTGCAGCAGGCCCAGCAGCTGCTCGCGACCCATCTCAGACAGGCATGTGAATACTGTTGCAACAGCAAGGAACTAAAAAAATAG
- a CDS encoding aminotransferase class I/II-fold pyridoxal phosphate-dependent enzyme, whose product MTLRINPIAKELQVPGIRVFANRAAQYPDGVNLTIGQPDFPTPDNVKRAGSNAIQEGKTGYSHNAGLLPLRESISRFFDEAYQFKYYADDEIIVTNGASEGLDSVLRTVLEPGDEVILPSPSYSGYESLIKLNGGVPVHLDISKTDFKITPDDLDDAITDRTKAIIFNYPSNPTGVSLTFEEVESLVDVLKDSELFVISDEIYSENTFAGTHVSFGSFGEIREKLFIVHGLSKSHAMTGWRIGYVMGPAELMQYVLRVHLNNSICASLPSQYAAIEALDNTRKFPHEMNRTYMERRDFIYGKLNEMGLACEMPTGAFYIFPSVAQTGLDDMTFATRLLEEEHVAVVPGSTFSKEGKNHIRISYASSMEQLEEGMKRIKHFIERL is encoded by the coding sequence ATGACCTTACGTATCAACCCGATTGCCAAAGAACTTCAAGTGCCCGGAATCCGTGTGTTTGCCAACAGGGCCGCCCAATACCCGGACGGCGTCAACCTGACCATAGGACAGCCTGACTTTCCGACACCGGATAATGTCAAACGCGCCGGCAGCAATGCTATTCAGGAAGGAAAGACGGGCTATTCCCACAATGCCGGTCTGCTTCCGCTAAGGGAGAGCATCTCCAGATTCTTCGACGAGGCATATCAGTTCAAATATTATGCAGATGACGAAATTATTGTCACGAACGGTGCAAGCGAAGGACTCGATTCGGTTTTAAGAACCGTGCTGGAACCAGGAGACGAAGTCATCCTCCCCTCACCTTCCTACTCGGGGTATGAATCCCTGATCAAACTGAATGGAGGTGTTCCGGTACATCTCGATATATCGAAGACGGACTTCAAAATCACCCCTGATGACCTTGATGATGCAATCACGGACAGGACCAAAGCGATCATATTCAACTATCCATCAAATCCTACCGGCGTCTCCCTCACCTTTGAAGAGGTAGAGTCCCTTGTCGATGTATTGAAGGATTCGGAACTGTTTGTAATTTCCGATGAAATCTATAGCGAGAATACATTTGCCGGCACCCACGTCTCCTTCGGCTCCTTCGGAGAGATACGCGAAAAGCTGTTCATCGTCCATGGACTCTCCAAATCCCATGCAATGACGGGATGGCGGATCGGCTATGTAATGGGCCCTGCGGAGCTGATGCAGTATGTGCTGAGAGTACACCTGAATAATTCAATATGCGCTTCACTGCCAAGCCAGTATGCAGCGATTGAAGCTCTGGATAACACAAGGAAGTTCCCACACGAGATGAATAGGACATACATGGAGCGCAGGGATTTCATCTATGGCAAGTTGAATGAAATGGGGCTGGCCTGTGAGATGCCGACCGGGGCGTTCTATATCTTCCCGAGCGTGGCACAGACCGGCCTTGATGATATGACATTCGCAACCCGGCTGCTTGAGGAAGAGCATGTGGCAGTCGTACCAGGTTCAACCTTCTCCAAAGAAGGGAAAAACCATATCAGGATCTCCTATGCCAGTTCAATGGAACAGTTGGAAGAAGGCATGAAGCGAATCAAGCACTTCATCGAGCGCCTGTAG
- a CDS encoding AEC family transporter, translating into MQLLMIVLPVFLVFATGYVAQKLLHMDIKSISALSLYILLPLLTFDTFYSNEITVDYLYLFIFSMIITVILAAVTVAIGFFMKSGKEDISAMLLGTLFPNSGNYGSPVVLFAIGATAFDYAIVLMVLHGFIISTVGIFIASFGNGATISAKEALVSIFRIPVIYGALAGVLLQLANVTIDDKLMEIIQMTGNAAIPVVMLILGMQLAQITKEKFEMKNITTVVVVRMLISPVVAAILVLLMPVDDTMKLVFIILNAMPVAANSTMLAVQFNVQPNLVSFSTLVTTLISLITIPICLVLLGI; encoded by the coding sequence ATGCAACTGTTGATGATTGTACTTCCTGTTTTCCTCGTATTTGCAACGGGCTATGTGGCCCAGAAGCTGCTTCATATGGATATCAAGTCGATATCCGCACTCTCCCTATACATATTGCTGCCGCTCTTGACTTTCGATACATTCTACAGCAACGAAATTACAGTGGACTATTTATACCTGTTCATATTTTCCATGATCATCACCGTCATCCTTGCCGCAGTGACGGTGGCCATCGGGTTCTTTATGAAATCGGGGAAGGAGGACATATCGGCAATGCTGCTCGGCACACTGTTCCCGAACAGCGGCAACTATGGATCTCCCGTCGTCCTGTTTGCGATCGGTGCGACGGCATTCGACTATGCAATCGTGCTGATGGTGCTGCATGGATTCATCATCAGCACGGTCGGCATATTCATCGCCTCGTTCGGCAATGGGGCGACGATTTCCGCAAAGGAAGCGCTGGTAAGCATTTTCAGGATCCCGGTCATCTATGGTGCGCTGGCGGGCGTCCTCCTGCAGCTGGCCAATGTCACGATCGATGACAAGCTGATGGAGATCATCCAGATGACCGGAAACGCCGCCATTCCCGTCGTCATGCTGATTCTCGGGATGCAGCTTGCACAGATTACGAAAGAGAAGTTCGAGATGAAAAATATTACGACCGTGGTGGTCGTACGCATGCTCATCTCCCCTGTAGTTGCGGCGATCCTCGTCCTGCTCATGCCGGTCGACGACACGATGAAGCTGGTTTTCATCATCCTGAATGCCATGCCGGTCGCTGCAAACTCGACCATGCTTGCGGTGCAGTTCAATGTGCAGCCGAACCTTGTATCCTTCTCCACACTGGTGACAACGCTGATCAGCCTGATCACCATACCGATATGCCTCGTCCTGCTCGGCATATAA
- a CDS encoding anthrax toxin lethal factor-related metalloendopeptidase: MKQKALTGVVMVLGLLLMFTGFAPLQASANSPSLQNMIEIRDDDGSYDANEAQAMINRLARVDERILAHTNRAGVRIILMDQPLTELPEFEYLSGVTPRGWEGTGRTWDDVPGAGGYTTAARIGYSNPGNSHSTINLELHEYGHAVDSYAAGFTVSESQAFRDLMAQEKDNLFRDHQVPNYFNTPGEYFAETFAMYYLGGNASARLAERAPQTYQFMETFHNRLVTIQGTTGNTVEFSWDPLQNAAYYEVYRNDQLIDTTQEAHYQDTGLDTSTTYNYHVRAMDQNDNPLLTSYFRTATTTNVSDAPEVDTSGLEQTVNEAEQIPMASRNPELQSALENANALLNDSQTTQDQLDEANSALSTALSNNEEQEVAEESTEEATQEESTEPSTEATAEESTEEPTTEESTEPSAEESTEELTEEETQEEGTEEATEEATTEASTEEESTEEETTAEPTEEETAENEASSEESAEDETSGEAVDTAQESEQTGSGGSNTGLIIGAVVLFVLGIIAAIVLFLRRN; the protein is encoded by the coding sequence ATGAAACAGAAAGCCCTCACAGGAGTTGTGATGGTGCTCGGTCTGCTGCTGATGTTTACTGGGTTTGCACCACTACAGGCATCTGCGAACAGTCCGAGTCTACAAAACATGATTGAAATCAGGGATGATGACGGAAGTTATGATGCGAATGAAGCCCAGGCGATGATCAACCGGCTCGCACGGGTGGATGAACGGATTCTGGCACATACGAACCGTGCAGGGGTCAGAATCATACTTATGGACCAGCCGCTCACCGAACTGCCGGAGTTCGAATACCTGTCGGGTGTGACACCGAGAGGCTGGGAAGGCACGGGACGCACTTGGGATGATGTGCCTGGTGCAGGTGGCTATACGACAGCTGCACGAATCGGATACAGCAATCCGGGCAATTCCCATTCCACAATCAATCTTGAACTGCATGAGTATGGACACGCGGTCGACAGCTACGCAGCCGGATTTACAGTGAGTGAGTCCCAGGCTTTCAGGGATCTCATGGCACAGGAGAAGGACAACCTGTTCCGTGACCACCAGGTGCCGAACTACTTCAATACACCGGGTGAATATTTTGCAGAAACATTTGCGATGTATTACCTCGGAGGCAATGCAAGCGCCCGCCTGGCTGAACGTGCACCGCAGACATATCAGTTCATGGAGACGTTCCACAACAGGCTGGTGACCATCCAGGGCACTACGGGCAATACTGTAGAATTTTCATGGGATCCGCTTCAGAATGCGGCATACTACGAAGTGTACCGGAATGACCAGCTGATCGACACGACGCAGGAAGCCCATTACCAGGACACGGGGCTGGATACATCGACGACATACAACTACCATGTCCGTGCGATGGACCAGAATGACAATCCATTGCTGACTTCATATTTCAGGACGGCAACGACTACGAATGTAAGCGATGCACCTGAAGTGGATACATCCGGACTGGAGCAGACGGTCAATGAAGCGGAACAGATTCCAATGGCATCCCGGAATCCCGAACTCCAATCCGCACTTGAGAATGCGAATGCACTTTTGAATGACAGCCAGACCACACAGGATCAGCTGGATGAAGCGAATTCGGCGCTCTCTACAGCACTGTCGAACAACGAGGAACAGGAGGTGGCTGAGGAAAGCACTGAAGAAGCCACACAGGAAGAAAGTACTGAGCCTTCGACGGAAGCAACGGCTGAGGAAAGCACCGAAGAACCGACGACAGAAGAGAGTACTGAACCGTCTGCCGAGGAAAGCACAGAAGAGCTGACCGAAGAAGAGACACAGGAAGAGGGCACGGAGGAAGCTACTGAAGAAGCCACAACAGAAGCGTCGACTGAAGAGGAATCCACAGAAGAAGAGACGACTGCAGAACCGACGGAAGAAGAAACAGCAGAGAATGAAGCGTCATCTGAAGAGTCGGCAGAGGACGAGACCAGCGGAGAAGCAGTGGATACTGCACAGGAGAGTGAACAGACCGGGTCGGGGGGTTCGAATACCGGCCTGATCATCGGGGCAGTTGTACTCTTTGTGCTGGGGATCATTGCAGCAATCGTTCTATTCCTCAGAAGGAACTAG
- a CDS encoding M20/M25/M40 family metallo-hydrolase, with amino-acid sequence MFWNTQQQLEDLICQLVSWDSRTGTEGELHFPFKLKDELSKLDYYREHPHHIALHDAGRERNALTALYRHDDAKKTIVLMSHFDTVHTKEFGSKSHLAFTPRELGHRFREIADDFSPDNKRDALSGEYLYGRGTMDMKMGLALHMHLIEKAAEEDWPINLLLLTVPDEEVDSAGMRAAVDRLESIAEEYGLDYSLFLNSEPSFTQYPDDPNYYFYSGSIGKIMPSALFYGVETHVGEPLRGLNAHYMSSFLNQEMEFTDIFSEEEYGERSPLPVALKYYDMKKDYSAQTSNHVAVLYNVFTMQQNAEDIFSKYHYLVEQTMNQCQKQYDEICERENIPPVGRIRTMTYQALHAYITEKFGQEKVDRIIAEYIGRDDLDDREKSMHIANRMITYCKELVPLVVTLFAPPYYPAVNASEDPLVRSLSSLTNDFLGNDYGVEPKEIHYFNGISDLSYVTYDKHDDGWETYQANTPVWDRTYSIPFESMQKLQAPLINIGPFGKDPHKLTERLHKKSAFEITPKLLEAVVKHCITH; translated from the coding sequence ATGTTCTGGAACACACAGCAGCAACTCGAAGATCTGATATGCCAGCTGGTATCATGGGACAGCCGCACAGGCACTGAAGGGGAGCTCCACTTCCCCTTCAAACTGAAAGATGAGCTGTCGAAGCTCGACTATTACAGGGAGCACCCGCACCATATTGCCCTGCATGATGCAGGCAGGGAGAGGAACGCCCTCACCGCGCTCTACAGGCATGATGATGCGAAGAAGACGATTGTCCTGATGAGCCATTTTGATACCGTACATACAAAGGAGTTCGGCTCCAAGAGCCATCTTGCGTTCACTCCACGTGAACTTGGCCACCGCTTCAGGGAAATCGCAGATGATTTTTCGCCGGATAATAAAAGGGACGCACTGTCGGGGGAATACTTATACGGCCGTGGCACAATGGATATGAAGATGGGGCTCGCCCTGCATATGCACCTGATCGAGAAGGCGGCCGAAGAGGACTGGCCGATAAACCTCCTGCTTCTGACCGTGCCCGATGAGGAAGTGGATTCCGCTGGCATGCGCGCTGCGGTGGACCGTCTCGAATCCATCGCTGAGGAATATGGACTGGACTACTCTCTGTTCCTCAACAGTGAGCCGAGTTTCACCCAGTATCCCGATGATCCGAATTACTACTTCTATTCCGGATCCATCGGGAAAATAATGCCATCCGCCCTCTTCTATGGTGTGGAGACGCATGTAGGGGAACCGTTGCGAGGCCTCAACGCCCATTATATGTCCTCATTTTTGAACCAGGAGATGGAATTCACCGACATCTTTTCCGAAGAGGAATATGGGGAAAGATCTCCTCTGCCCGTCGCGCTGAAATATTATGATATGAAGAAAGACTATTCAGCACAGACTTCAAACCATGTCGCCGTCCTCTACAACGTATTCACGATGCAGCAGAATGCCGAAGATATTTTCAGCAAATATCATTATCTGGTCGAACAGACGATGAATCAATGCCAAAAGCAGTATGATGAAATCTGCGAAAGGGAAAACATCCCGCCAGTCGGCAGGATCCGCACCATGACCTATCAGGCACTCCACGCATATATTACAGAAAAATTCGGACAGGAGAAGGTCGATAGGATCATTGCAGAATATATCGGTCGTGATGACCTCGACGACCGGGAAAAGTCGATGCACATCGCCAACCGGATGATCACCTACTGCAAGGAGCTCGTGCCACTCGTCGTCACCCTCTTTGCGCCCCCATACTATCCGGCAGTCAATGCTTCGGAAGATCCACTCGTCAGAAGCCTTTCTTCGCTGACGAATGATTTCCTCGGCAACGACTATGGCGTCGAGCCGAAGGAGATCCATTACTTCAACGGCATATCTGATCTGAGCTATGTCACTTACGACAAGCATGATGATGGCTGGGAAACGTATCAGGCCAACACACCTGTATGGGACAGAACGTACTCTATTCCATTCGAATCCATGCAGAAGCTCCAGGCGCCGCTCATCAACATCGGTCCCTTCGGCAAGGACCCACACAAGCTCACCGAACGCCTCCACAAAAAGAGCGCTTTTGAAATTACGCCGAAACTGCTGGAGGCCGTAGTAAAGCACTGCATCACCCACTGA
- a CDS encoding GntR family transcriptional regulator, with translation MKKINKSSRLSDQAFEILKESILVGELKGGDPLPEEKYSKQLGISRTPFRDTLTRLASEGLIIQRNGAPAVVADFTKEMSLEHMELRNILEVYNIEKVLLKIDCEMLEALKRNLEMQERAIEENRYSEFMRLDKEFHLSLVSINTNNEIKKIVQRVNDDLSRAFLILSKTVPQSAKEAQEEHGEIIKAIEMQDTVLAKNKMIVHLNNVEKRFLNYYQAKEDENSN, from the coding sequence TTGAAGAAAATCAATAAAAGTTCCCGATTATCCGATCAGGCATTCGAAATCCTCAAAGAGTCGATTCTGGTTGGGGAATTGAAGGGCGGGGATCCCCTGCCCGAGGAAAAGTACTCGAAGCAGCTCGGCATCAGCCGTACACCTTTCCGCGATACACTGACAAGATTGGCGTCGGAAGGCCTGATCATACAAAGAAACGGAGCACCTGCTGTTGTGGCGGACTTCACAAAGGAAATGTCACTTGAGCATATGGAACTGCGCAACATCCTCGAAGTCTACAACATTGAAAAAGTCCTGCTGAAGATAGATTGTGAGATGCTGGAAGCACTCAAAAGAAACCTTGAGATGCAGGAGCGGGCGATAGAAGAAAACAGGTATTCCGAGTTCATGCGCCTGGACAAGGAATTCCACCTGTCCCTCGTTTCCATCAATACGAACAATGAAATCAAGAAGATTGTACAGAGGGTGAATGATGACCTGAGCAGAGCTTTCCTGATCCTTTCCAAGACCGTCCCCCAAAGTGCCAAAGAGGCGCAGGAGGAGCATGGTGAGATCATAAAGGCCATTGAGATGCAGGATACGGTGCTCGCCAAAAATAAGATGATCGTCCATCTGAACAATGTCGAAAAGAGATTTTTAAACTACTACCAGGCAAAGGAAGATGAGAATTCAAACTAG
- a CDS encoding acetaldehyde dehydrogenase (acetylating) yields MTNNKIKCAIIGSGNIGTDLMIKLMRSDILEVTALIGIDPESKGLKKAEENGLVAISNGIDGLREQPELADIVYEATSAKAHAHNAPILKEMGKKAIDLTPAAVGPFLVPSVNLKEEEIPHLDNVNMVTCGGQATIPMVKAVSGVLDVDYAEIVASISSKSAGPGTRQNIDEFTVTTARALKEVGGAKESKAIITLNPADPPILMRNTIHVKTAGSAEDKKEEIEASLEKMLGNVQEYVPGYRFKADPVVKGDIVTVSVEVEGNGDFLPEYAGNLDIITSAAVKTGEVIAQSMQKEGVLK; encoded by the coding sequence ATGACAAACAACAAAATTAAATGCGCAATCATCGGCTCCGGAAACATCGGAACCGACCTGATGATCAAACTGATGAGAAGTGACATACTTGAAGTGACTGCACTGATTGGAATCGATCCGGAATCGAAGGGTCTGAAAAAGGCTGAAGAGAATGGCCTTGTTGCAATTTCAAATGGAATCGATGGCCTGAGGGAACAGCCTGAACTGGCAGATATCGTCTACGAGGCGACTTCAGCGAAAGCCCATGCGCACAATGCACCGATACTTAAGGAGATGGGCAAAAAAGCGATCGATCTGACACCTGCTGCAGTCGGACCTTTCCTTGTACCTTCCGTCAACCTCAAAGAAGAGGAGATCCCGCATCTGGACAACGTGAACATGGTGACCTGCGGCGGCCAGGCGACGATCCCGATGGTCAAGGCAGTGTCGGGTGTCCTCGACGTGGACTATGCAGAAATCGTCGCCTCCATCTCCAGTAAAAGTGCAGGTCCCGGCACAAGGCAGAACATAGATGAATTCACAGTGACGACAGCAAGGGCATTGAAGGAAGTGGGCGGTGCCAAGGAATCCAAGGCGATCATTACGCTGAACCCTGCCGATCCACCGATTCTTATGAGGAATACGATTCATGTGAAGACGGCCGGATCTGCCGAGGACAAGAAGGAGGAAATTGAAGCATCACTTGAAAAGATGCTTGGAAATGTACAGGAGTATGTGCCCGGCTACAGGTTCAAGGCAGACCCGGTGGTCAAGGGCGACATCGTCACCGTCTCTGTGGAAGTTGAAGGAAATGGAGACTTCCTGCCGGAGTATGCAGGAAATCTGGACATCATCACGTCCGCTGCCGTAAAGACAGGCGAAGTCATCGCACAAAGTATGCAAAAAGAAGGAGTGCTTAAATAA
- the dmpG gene encoding 4-hydroxy-2-oxovalerate aldolase, whose translation MGRKVTINDVTLRDGMHAIRHQYSKEQIAELTRAIDDSGADIIEATHGDGLGGSSIQYGFSKESEEDIIRTAVENAKNAKVGVLLLPGIGVIDHLEKAHSYGAQVARVATHCTEADVSEQHIGKAAQLGMDTVGFLMMSHRTTPENLLEEAKKMESYGAGTIYVVDSAGALTMDDTRKRVSLFKENLSSGTEIGFHGHNNLSLGVANSIVAIEEGANRIDASLAGMGAGAGNTATEQLVAVMNRMDISHNLDLYKTMDAAENLMKPMMERPVQIDRLSLTLGYTGVYSSFLLFAERAGKEYGVDARDILTRISEMGAVGGQEDWIVGVAQELAKEKQNA comes from the coding sequence ATGGGCAGAAAAGTAACGATTAATGACGTAACGCTGCGCGATGGCATGCACGCCATCCGCCACCAGTATTCGAAGGAACAGATTGCCGAACTGACGCGGGCGATCGACGACTCCGGGGCGGATATCATTGAAGCAACCCATGGTGATGGGCTGGGAGGCAGTTCCATACAGTACGGCTTTTCAAAGGAAAGTGAAGAGGACATCATCAGAACAGCCGTGGAGAACGCCAAAAACGCAAAGGTCGGCGTCCTCCTGCTTCCGGGCATCGGTGTCATCGACCACTTGGAAAAAGCCCATTCATACGGTGCCCAGGTGGCAAGGGTCGCGACGCACTGTACAGAGGCGGATGTGTCGGAACAGCATATCGGCAAAGCGGCGCAACTCGGCATGGACACAGTCGGTTTCCTCATGATGTCCCACAGGACAACGCCTGAAAACCTTCTGGAAGAAGCGAAGAAGATGGAATCATACGGTGCAGGCACGATCTATGTGGTCGACTCGGCCGGTGCCCTGACAATGGATGACACAAGAAAGCGTGTATCCCTGTTCAAGGAAAACCTGTCCAGCGGAACTGAAATCGGATTCCACGGCCACAACAACCTATCACTTGGTGTGGCGAACTCCATCGTAGCCATCGAAGAAGGGGCCAATCGGATAGATGCAAGCCTCGCCGGCATGGGAGCCGGTGCAGGGAACACGGCGACAGAACAGCTGGTGGCAGTGATGAACCGGATGGACATCTCACACAACCTCGACCTGTACAAGACGATGGATGCGGCAGAGAACCTGATGAAGCCGATGATGGAAAGGCCTGTACAGATTGACCGTCTGTCATTGACGCTGGGCTATACAGGCGTCTACTCCAGCTTCCTGCTGTTCGCTGAACGTGCAGGAAAAGAGTATGGTGTCGATGCCCGGGACATTCTGACAAGGATATCCGAAATGGGCGCCGTTGGCGGTCAGGAGGACTGGATCGTCGGTGTCGCACAGGAACTCGCAAAAGAGAAGCAGAACGCATAA
- a CDS encoding ABC transporter permease has product MSLNRIIMKNFFRNIKNYGLYIFALIFSVSLYFSFVLMSKDESAADELSSGTMMSTGFVVGSVLLIVIIVTFVMFANTIFLKRRNRELALFQLIGLNRGKVFRILVLENAIIYFGSLIVGILFGFLLSRMLMMVLLRIMQVELSVGLTFSMAAVGQTALLFIGIFILLLIQNFIFLKRTRLLQMMTMNRTSESDTRRLGSGTVLMGIIGLAMIVGGYYLSTQLMEHVFLIFPLVFGVLGLTIIGTYVTFKFSIAFMLNMIRKSKKGHVNVTDVLSLTRIMFKMKSNAFLLTLIAVISALSIGLMSLSYITYYSTEKMVENTMPHDYVFYEEEALEFYEDLLDEEGVDYESIQLPTIDYEAETEGAISADLNALDFNGSTLNVNVVSEAHFDSVALGTNETIITGTPSVMQSFIDYTLNAPVTFVSGDYERSLELVDIQEEAILPSMVSYGSPAAIVDETVYQELSGHQSEEMQEQGVKTMHAIDITEGDSMDIFNMMDQEENPVFESKIQQHTSQLQASGMTMFVIAFVGFAFLVTSGCILYFKQVGESEDEKGSYNVLRKLGFSEREIIKGLSVKMIITFGIPLLIGLLHAYFAVNAGWFLFGTEMWTPMLIVMGVYALFYSLFALLSLIHYKKVVRESLS; this is encoded by the coding sequence TGTCGACCGGGTTTGTAGTGGGTTCAGTCCTGTTGATCGTCATCATCGTCACTTTCGTAATGTTCGCAAATACCATCTTTCTGAAGCGGAGGAACAGGGAGCTTGCACTCTTCCAGCTTATCGGACTCAACCGGGGCAAAGTGTTCAGGATACTGGTGCTGGAGAATGCCATCATCTACTTCGGCAGCCTGATAGTGGGCATCCTTTTCGGATTCCTGCTGTCCAGGATGCTGATGATGGTCCTGCTCAGGATTATGCAGGTCGAACTCTCTGTCGGCCTCACCTTTTCAATGGCTGCAGTAGGCCAGACAGCACTGCTGTTCATCGGCATATTCATTCTGCTGCTGATTCAGAACTTCATTTTCCTGAAGCGGACAAGGCTGCTGCAGATGATGACGATGAACCGGACAAGCGAATCGGATACAAGGCGTCTCGGCAGTGGGACGGTGCTGATGGGCATCATCGGACTCGCCATGATTGTGGGCGGCTACTATCTCTCCACACAGCTGATGGAGCATGTGTTCCTTATCTTTCCGCTGGTATTCGGTGTACTGGGACTGACGATCATCGGAACATATGTCACATTCAAATTTTCAATTGCCTTCATGCTTAACATGATCAGGAAATCAAAGAAGGGGCATGTGAATGTGACGGATGTCCTCTCCCTGACAAGGATCATGTTCAAGATGAAATCCAATGCATTCCTGCTGACACTGATCGCCGTCATCAGTGCCCTCAGCATCGGCCTCATGTCGCTGTCCTACATCACCTACTACTCTACAGAGAAGATGGTCGAAAATACAATGCCGCATGATTATGTATTCTATGAAGAGGAAGCGCTGGAATTCTATGAAGACCTGCTTGATGAAGAAGGGGTGGATTACGAAAGCATCCAGTTGCCGACAATCGACTACGAGGCAGAGACGGAAGGGGCGATCAGTGCAGATCTCAATGCGTTGGATTTTAACGGTTCGACACTCAATGTAAATGTTGTGAGTGAGGCGCATTTTGATTCAGTGGCCCTCGGGACCAATGAAACCATCATCACCGGCACGCCGAGTGTAATGCAGTCTTTCATCGACTATACACTGAATGCGCCCGTGACATTCGTCTCGGGTGACTACGAACGCTCGCTTGAACTCGTTGACATACAGGAGGAGGCGATTCTGCCAAGTATGGTTTCCTACGGTTCGCCTGCAGCCATTGTTGACGAAACGGTCTATCAGGAGCTCTCCGGCCATCAATCTGAAGAGATGCAGGAGCAGGGTGTCAAGACCATGCATGCCATTGATATCACTGAAGGCGACAGCATGGATATCTTCAACATGATGGATCAGGAGGAAAATCCGGTTTTCGAATCCAAGATACAGCAGCATACGAGTCAGCTGCAGGCTTCCGGCATGACGATGTTCGTCATTGCATTTGTCGGCTTCGCCTTCCTGGTGACGTCAGGATGCATCCTCTATTTCAAGCAGGTCGGTGAAAGTGAGGATGAGAAGGGCAGTTACAATGTACTCAGGAAGCTTGGCTTCTCAGAACGTGAAATCATCAAAGGGCTGTCGGTCAAAATGATCATCACCTTCGGGATTCCTCTGCTGATCGGTCTGTTGCATGCCTATTTTGCCGTGAATGCAGGATGGTTCCTGTTTGGCACTGAAATGTGGACGCCGATGCTGATTGTGATGGGGGTATATGCGCTTTTCTATTCCCTGTTTGCACTGCTGTCATTGATCCACTATAAGAAAGTCGTCAGGGAAAGCCTGTCCTAG